The Flavobacteriales bacterium genome window below encodes:
- the rimP gene encoding ribosome assembly cofactor RimP yields MIKKEVVKQLAQERMDEMNNGTYLVDIMISNTNQIVVEIDNMNGGAAVEDCIRVSRNIEHNLDREQEDFELQVTTPGLSNPFKVEQQYIKNIGRNVKVVFKDVGSIEGKLVEVNAANIVVETATKERIEGKKKKELVVRQHPIEKENIKETKIVISFK; encoded by the coding sequence ATGATAAAAAAAGAAGTAGTAAAACAATTAGCCCAAGAGCGAATGGATGAAATGAATAATGGCACTTATTTAGTGGACATTATGATTTCTAATACCAATCAAATTGTTGTAGAAATAGACAATATGAACGGAGGCGCTGCTGTAGAAGACTGTATTCGAGTGAGTAGAAATATTGAACACAACTTGGATAGAGAACAAGAAGATTTTGAATTACAAGTTACAACTCCAGGATTAAGTAACCCATTTAAAGTAGAGCAACAATACATCAAGAACATAGGAAGAAATGTAAAAGTTGTATTTAAAGATGTTGGGAGTATAGAGGGGAAATTAGTTGAAGTTAACGCAGCTAATATTGTTGTTGAAACAGCAACTAAAGAACGTATAGAGGGGAAGAAGAAAAAAGAGTTAGTCGTTAGACAACATCCTATCGAAAAAGAAAATATAAAAGAAACTAAAATAGTTATCTCATTTAAATAA